The genomic stretch TTCGATCCCCCGCGCGGACGTCGCGGCCGTCGTCCTGCACGCGCTGCTCGACGACACGGCGGTCGGCAAGCAGTTCGAGGTCACCAGCGGTGACACGCCGATCCCGGCCGCGCTGAACGCGCTCGGCTGACGGAACGGAACCCTTGACGGACCGGACCGTTTGACGGACGGGAGGCCCACCACCGGTCCGGTGGTGGGCCTCCCGTCCGTCAGGGGGTCGCGCCGCGCACGACGCCGGCCGACGGGACGACGCTGGTCAGAGCGCGACCGCTGCCGACTGCCGCGCGATCTCGAGTTCCTCGTCGGTCGGGATGACGAGGACCGCGACACTGGAGGCGTCCGTCGAGATGCGGCGAGCCTCCTTGGAGTGCAGCTCGTTGCGGTCCGGGTCGATCTCGATGCCCAGGTGCTCCAGGCCGGCGAGCACCCGACGGCGGAGCAGGGCGTTGTTCTCCCCCACTCCCGCGGTGAACACGACGGCGTCGAGCCCGCCGAGCTGGGCGGTGTAGGCGCCCACGTAGCGGCGGATCCGGTGGCGGTACACGGCGAGCGCCGCCTCCGCCGTCTCGTCGCCCTTCGTCGCGGCGTCCTGGACGTCGCGCATGTCACCGCTGCCGGTCAGGCCGAGGAGCCCCGACTGCTTGTTGAGCATGGTGTCGAGTTCGTCGAAGGACAGCCCGGCCTCGCGGTGCAGGTGGATGAGCACAGCCGGGTCGAGGTCGCCGGAGCGGGTGCCCATCACGAGGCCCTCGAGGGGGGTGAGCCCCATCGACGTCTCGATCGACTTCCCGCCGTCGATGGCGGCGGCCGACGCCCCGTTGCCGAGGTGCAGGACGATCGTCTTCAGCTCTGAGAGCGGCCGGTCGAGGAAGACCGCGGCCTGCTCGGAGACGTACTTGTGGCTCGTGCCGTGCATGCCGTAGCGGCGGATCTGGTACTGCTCGGCGAGGTCTGCCGGGATCGCGTACGTGTACGCGTGCGGCGGCATCGTCTGGTGGAACGCGGTGTCGAACACGGCGACGTGCGGGACGTCCGAGAAGACCTGCTTCGCGGCCCGGATGCCCTCGAGGTTCGCCGGGTTGTGCAGCGGCGCGAGGCTCGACAGGTCGTCGATCTCCTGCTCGACCTCGTCGGTCACGACGGTGGCCTGGTCGAACCGGGTCCCACCGTGCACCACGCGGTGACCGACGACGGCCGGCGGGTGCTCGTCGAAGGACGGCCCGACCTTGCCGAACGCGTCGATCATCGCCTGGAAGCCGGCGGCGTGGTCGGGGACCTCGGCGCTGTCGTTCGACGAG from Curtobacterium sp. MCLR17_032 encodes the following:
- a CDS encoding acetate kinase — protein: MSAALVVNSGSSSFKYQLIELDDERTLASGLVERIGESRGSWKHTNALTGETSSNDSAEVPDHAAGFQAMIDAFGKVGPSFDEHPPAVVGHRVVHGGTRFDQATVVTDEVEQEIDDLSSLAPLHNPANLEGIRAAKQVFSDVPHVAVFDTAFHQTMPPHAYTYAIPADLAEQYQIRRYGMHGTSHKYVSEQAAVFLDRPLSELKTIVLHLGNGASAAAIDGGKSIETSMGLTPLEGLVMGTRSGDLDPAVLIHLHREAGLSFDELDTMLNKQSGLLGLTGSGDMRDVQDAATKGDETAEAALAVYRHRIRRYVGAYTAQLGGLDAVVFTAGVGENNALLRRRVLAGLEHLGIEIDPDRNELHSKEARRISTDASSVAVLVIPTDEELEIARQSAAVAL